The Coffea eugenioides isolate CCC68of chromosome 8, Ceug_1.0, whole genome shotgun sequence genome has a segment encoding these proteins:
- the LOC113780637 gene encoding uncharacterized protein LOC113780637 yields the protein MGDIVLRLNIDQSRVMDHGNKQTKKKGVRVPGPLDRQLRSAYSIVCFVVGSSSQHVTVSVQHPWMDGSLCFSFVHAKCALGERRVLWQDLMADKPSSRLWCVCGDFNVIADPSEKRGGWPFARSEGLELLSFMEEAEVFDAGSSGSSFTWCNNRRGHARIWKRLDRVLINGEFTESAPSISMVHLARHPSDHAPLKISLASRMDNKPRAFRFLNLLRTTRAIQDWNKGVLGNVFEVVKQAEANMLAAETRTEQDDSMEAQVELSKAQAELRHALLNEEKFWSQKARDAIHRVKDKNGVWVEDDEGITNEAVRFFSNLFSGSGGSAGDWEHLIPNMVTQADRAALDADPTREEVKRVVFEMDGDSAAGPDGFTGQFFTFAWDVIAQDVYNNTGFVKGRNITENYLFAQELMSGIRKKARRGNVALKLDMAKTYDRVSWTFIVSVLRKFGFGERFIDMVWRLMSNVWFSVIINGASYGFFKSSRGVRQGDPLSPALFVIGAEVLSRGLNSLAAQSRFLGFMVPRGCPPVTHLAFADDVLVFANGSSSSLKDIMRVLKMYQLASGQLVSVQKSGYLVHPSVSPARRRVVERITGFSRQHFSVRYLGFPLYIGKCKSLYFGEVCYAISTRILSWRSKLLSPGGRLVLIKHVLSSLPTHLLSAAVIPVATFKSIERICANFLWGTSTEQTKHHWILWSQLCYPVMEGGTGFRRVRDVYNAFSCKLWWGLRTGSSLWATFMRAKYCKWVHPYQVVSSQAASPTWRRMVNVSRQVELCMVWLLNDGTCDFWYDNWLGSGPLFLRAFVVPGLSFSDVMVNGTWDSYRLSQILPPTIVDEVMHSPALSGRGTDQVIWRSTQSGLFTLVAAFQEVHQGRNRSLVFSRIWHARIPLRVSLFMLRLLTRRLPLDDVLGEMGFQLASKCFCCALATGETLEHVFFAGQLALQVWAYFQNIYGIGSSYDSLRAHLFDWWMSPTPRGKQRFVFDIVPVFICWNIWKARCRAIFEGARVCVKEICEAVFQDVKSAIEVQFSLAAQVSDFSLFYERVAQSTVLYEFRIVQWRAGGQANMVLNTDGCSKGNPGASGGGGLLRDSDGQLLVAFSAYLGEATSLRAEVLAMLKGVQLCLGKGFLPRIVQSDSMLLIDILQRRCLCSWSIRREVEQVWHLVEGVRFEHCYREANKVADILSNVGVSHPQELVRVYFTEHTLLSVARGECRLNRLGVPSVRRVRVERA from the exons TACTCCATTGTGTGTTTTGTAGTAGGTAGTTCTTCACAGCATGTCACGGTATCGGTCCAACATCCTTGGATGGATGGGTCCCTGTGCTTTTCGTTTGTGCATGCCAAATGCGCCTTGGGGGAGCGGAGGGTGTTGTGGCAAGACTTAATGGCCGATAAGCCTAGCTCAAGGTTGTGGTGCGTGTGCGGAGATTTCAATGTCATTGCGGACCCGAGTGAGAAGCGCGGAGGTTGGCCTTTCGCAAGATCTGAGGGGTTGGAGTTACTGTCATTCATGGAGGAGGCCGAAGTGTTTGATGCGGGGTCCTCGGGATCCAGTTTCACTTGGTGTAATAACCGGAGAGGGCACGCACGAATCTGGAAGAGACTGGACAGGGTGCTAATCAATGGCGAGTTTACTGAGAGTGCTCCATCAATCTCGATGGTCCACTTGGCCCGTCATCCATCAGATCATGCGCCACTGAAGATCTCGCTGGCGTCGCGAATGGATAACAAGCCTAGGGCATTTCGGTTTTTAAAC CTACTGCGTACCACGCGGGCCATCCAAGACTGGAACAAGGGAGTTTTGGGGAATGTGTTTGAGGTTGTTAAGCAGGCGGAAGCGAATATGCTAGCAGCAGAAACCCGCACGGAGCAGGATGATTCGATGGAGGCGCAGGTTGAGCTGAGTAAAGCTCAAGCTGAGCTGCGACACGCATTGCTAAATGAAGAAAAGTTTTGGAGTCAGAAGGCTAGA GATGCAATTCATAGAGTGAAGGATAAGAATGGCGTATGGGTTGAAGATGATGAGGGGATCACCAATGAGGCTGTGCGGTTCTTCTCGAATTTGTTCTCGGGCTCCGGGGGGTCAGCTGGTGATTGGGAGCATTTAATCCCTAATATGGTGACACAGGCAGACAGGGCAGCTCTTGATGCAGATCCAACTAGGGAGGAGGTGAAACGGGTGGTATTTGAGATGGATGGGGATAGTGCTGCAGGCCCTGATGGCTTCACAGGTCAGTTTTTTACTTTCGCATGGGATGTTATTGCGCAGGATGTTTATAATAAT ACAGGGTTTGTCAAAGGCAGGAATATAACAGAGAATTATCTCTTTGCTCAGGAGCTTATGTCAGGGATTAGGAAAAAGGCTAGGAGGGGAAATGTAGCGTTGAAACTTGACATGGCAAAGACGTACGATCGTGTCTCGTGGACATTCATTGTCAGTGTATTGCGCAAATTTGGATTTGGTGAGAGATTCATTGACATGGTTTGGAGATTAATGTCGAATGTTTGGTTCTCAGTCATCATTAATGGGGCATCATATGGTTTTTTCAAATCGAGTCGTGGGGTCCGTCAGGGAGATCCGCTGTCGCCAGCCTTATTCGTCATTGGCGCAGAGGTGTTATCACGGGGGCTCAATAGTCTTGCTGCACAGTCGAGATTCTTGGGTTTCATGGTACCCAGGGGTTGTCCACCGGTTACCCACCTAGCTTTTGCGGATGATGTGCTTGTCTTTGCTAATGGCTCTTCTAGCTCTTTGAAGGATATTATGCGGGTATTGAAAATGTATCAACTGGCCTCTGGCCAGTTGGTGAGTGTTCAGAAGAGTGGATACTTAGTGCACCCGTCAGTGTCGCCTGCCAGGCGGAGGGTAGTTGAGCGGATTACTGGCTTCTCAAGGCAGCATTTTTCGGTCCGGTACCTGGGTTTCCCGTTATACATTGGCAAGTGCAAATCCTTGTACTTTGGGGAGGTGTGTTACGCTATCTCGACAAGGATTCTCTCTTGGCGGTCTAAACTTTTGTCGCCTGGAGGCAGGCTAGTGCTAATCAAGCATGTTTTATCGTCGCTTCCGACGCACCTTCTATCTGCTGCAGTTATTCCGGTGGCTACATTCAAGAGTATTGAGCGTATCTGCGCAAATTTCTTGTGGGGGACCTCGACCGAGCAGACTAAGCACCACTGGATTCTGTGGTCTCAACTTTGTTACCCGGTGATGGAAGGTGGCACTGGTTTCCGGCGGGTTCGCGATGTATATAATGCCTTTTCTTGTAAGCTTTGGTGGGGTTTGCGCACGGGGTCATCTCTATGGGCAACCTTCATGCGGGCAAAGTACTGTAAATGGGTCCATCCTTATCAGGTGGTTAGTTCTCAAGCTGCCTCACCAACTTGGAGGCGCATGGTCAATGTGAGTCGCCAGGTGGAATTATGCATGGTATGGTTGCTCAATGATGGGACTTGTGatttttggtatgataattggtTGGGGAGTGGGCCTCTTTTTCTTAGAGCCTTTGTGGTTCCGGGCCTTTCGTTTTCTGATGTTATGGTCAATGGCACCTGGGATAGTTATCGGTTGTCACAGATTCTGCCGCCAACCATTGTGGATGAGGTGATGCATTCACCGGCACTGAGTGGAAGGGGGACAGACCAAGTGATCTGGAGGTCGACGCAGTCAGGGCTCTTCACTTTGGTAGCAGCCTTTCAGGAGGTCCACCAAGGTCGCAACAGGTCACTGGTGTTCTCTCGCATATGGCATGCTAGAATACCTTTGAGAGTGTCCTTGTTCATGCTGCGCTTGCTCACGAGGCGACTGCCTTTGGATGACGTCTTAGGGGAGATGGGGTTCCAGTTGGCGTCAAAGTGCTTCTGCTGTGCGCTTGCCACTGGAGAGACACTGGAGCATGTGTTTTTTGCGGGACAGCTTGCATTGCAGGTTTGGGCATATTTTCAGAACATATATGGTATTGGCAGTTCGTATGATAGTCTTCGAGCACATTTGTTTGATTGGTGGATGTCCCCAACTCCAAGGGGCAAGCAGAGATTCGTATTTGACATTGTTCCAGTTTTTATCTGCTGGAACATTTGGAAGGCGAGGTGTAGAGCGATTTTTGAGGGGGCTAGAGTTTGTGTAAAGGAGATATGTGAAGCGGTCTTCCAGGATGTCAAATCGGCAATTGAGGTTCAGTTTAGTCTGGCCGCCCAAGTGAGCGATTTCTCGCTGTTCTACGAAAGGGTAGCTCAATCGACTGTTCTGTATGAGTTCAGAATTGTTCAGTGGAGGGCAGGTGGTCAAGCAAATATGGTGCTCAATACGGATGGTTGTTCTAAGGGAAATCCAGGAGCGAGTGGTGGAGGCGGCTTACTTAGAGACTCCGATGGGCAGTTATTGGTTGCTTTCTCGGCGTACCTGGGGGAAGCTACTAGTCTTCGTGCTGAAGTGTTGGCCATGTTGAAGGGTGTTCAGTTGTGTCTTGGAAAGGGATTTCTCCCCAGGATAGTGCAATCGGATTCGATGTTATTAATTGACATACTCCAGCGGCGATGTCTTTGTTCTTGGTCTATTAGAAGAGAGGTGGAGCAAGTCTGGCACCTGGTAGAGGGGGTTCGGTTTGAGCATTGTTACAGAGAGGCGAATAAGGTTGCTGATATATTATCCAATGTGGGGGTCTCTCATCCGCAAGAGCTAGTTAGAGTTTACTTTACTGAGCACACTCTTCTCTCGGTGGCCCGAGGAGAGTGTCGGTTAAATAGACTTGGGGTGCCATCGGTTAGGCGTGTTAGGGTAGAACGTGCATAG